Proteins encoded by one window of Arachis ipaensis cultivar K30076 chromosome B04, Araip1.1, whole genome shotgun sequence:
- the LOC107635009 gene encoding aspartyl protease family protein 2-like isoform X2, with the protein MSPPLPPRPPSLSDGLSLELIPPHSPKSPFYLLALDTGSDLIWIQCEECKIQDENHRCYPQKEEPFPDSKSRTYQPLPSSHPLCKPSRSDEKGHCIYTVKYKTGSINSTGVLSSETFRFPSTSSPSGTEAVKGIVFGCGYKNYDDDGNAGDAYQIAGIFGMSPGPLSFLSQYKAKKFSYCMVPRHVKNPPPTYLRFASEVKPLTRFQMVDLLMTKATKNHFVLQLEDLGVNGKRLRIDRRRLGNQ; encoded by the exons ATGTCACCACCCCTTCCTCCACGACCACCGTCACTAAGTGATGGCTTGTCCCTCGAGCTCATCCCACCCCATTCCCCAAAATCTCCATTTTATC TATTAGCATTGGACACTGGATCCGACTTAATATGGATTCAGTGTGAGGAATGCAAGATTCAAGATGAAAACCATAGGTGCTATCCTCAGAAAGAAGAACCGTTTCCGGATAGCAAGTCAAGAACCTACCAACCTCTGCCTTCAAGTCACCCCCTCTGCAAACCCAGTCGCTCCGACGAAAAAGGCCACTGCATATACACGGTGAAGTACAAAACTGGATCCATCAACAGCACAGGCGTGCTTTCCAGTGAGACCTTCAGATTCCCCTCTACTTCGTCACCAAGTGGTACGGAGGCGGTGAAAGGGATTGTCTTCGGGTGCGGTTATAAGAATTATGACGATGACGGTAATGCTGGTGATGCTTATCAGATAGCAGGCATTTTTGGCATGAGCCCTGGTCCCCTTTCGTTTCTAAGCCAATATAAAGCAAAGAAATTTTCATACTGCATGGTTCCGCGCCATGTGAAAAACCCTCCTCCAACCTACTTGAGGTTTGCCTCAGAAGTGAAGCCGTTAACAAGGTTCCAGATGGTGGATCTTCTTATGACTAAGGCAACTAAAAATCACTTTGTTCTGCAGCTGGAAGACCTTGGAGTAAACGGCAAGAGGCTTCGGATTGATCGGAGGAGGCTTGGAAATCAGTAG
- the LOC107635009 gene encoding aspartyl protease family protein 2-like isoform X1 — protein sequence MSPPLPPRPPSLSDGLSLELIPPHSPKSPFYHSNLVNPLVSPYKQDVVVKIGIGTIDIEGNVAYKSYLLALDTGSDLIWIQCEECKIQDENHRCYPQKEEPFPDSKSRTYQPLPSSHPLCKPSRSDEKGHCIYTVKYKTGSINSTGVLSSETFRFPSTSSPSGTEAVKGIVFGCGYKNYDDDGNAGDAYQIAGIFGMSPGPLSFLSQYKAKKFSYCMVPRHVKNPPPTYLRFASEVKPLTRFQMVDLLMTKATKNHFVLQLEDLGVNGKRLRIDRRRLGNQ from the coding sequence ATGTCACCACCCCTTCCTCCACGACCACCGTCACTAAGTGATGGCTTGTCCCTCGAGCTCATCCCACCCCATTCCCCAAAATCTCCATTTTATCATTCTAACCTTGTAAATCCCTTGGTTTCCCCATATAAACAAGACGTGGTAGTAAAGATTGGTATTGGTACCATCGATATCGAGGGTAATGTCGCTTACAAATCTTATCTATTAGCATTGGACACTGGATCCGACTTAATATGGATTCAGTGTGAGGAATGCAAGATTCAAGATGAAAACCATAGGTGCTATCCTCAGAAAGAAGAACCGTTTCCGGATAGCAAGTCAAGAACCTACCAACCTCTGCCTTCAAGTCACCCCCTCTGCAAACCCAGTCGCTCCGACGAAAAAGGCCACTGCATATACACGGTGAAGTACAAAACTGGATCCATCAACAGCACAGGCGTGCTTTCCAGTGAGACCTTCAGATTCCCCTCTACTTCGTCACCAAGTGGTACGGAGGCGGTGAAAGGGATTGTCTTCGGGTGCGGTTATAAGAATTATGACGATGACGGTAATGCTGGTGATGCTTATCAGATAGCAGGCATTTTTGGCATGAGCCCTGGTCCCCTTTCGTTTCTAAGCCAATATAAAGCAAAGAAATTTTCATACTGCATGGTTCCGCGCCATGTGAAAAACCCTCCTCCAACCTACTTGAGGTTTGCCTCAGAAGTGAAGCCGTTAACAAGGTTCCAGATGGTGGATCTTCTTATGACTAAGGCAACTAAAAATCACTTTGTTCTGCAGCTGGAAGACCTTGGAGTAAACGGCAAGAGGCTTCGGATTGATCGGAGGAGGCTTGGAAATCAGTAG